GATAGGAGAGAAGCCGGAGCACTGCATTGCGTTTGAGGATACGCTTGCCGGAGTACGGTCGGCAAAAGCCGCAGGCATGAGCTGCCTTGCAATTCCAAATACATATACAAAGAAGCAGGATTTTTCTCTTGCTGACAGGAAGTTTGCAGGCTTGCAGCAGGTATTGAAATACCTAAAAGAAATGCACAGGGAGGCTTGAAGGATAGAGCACGCGGATGCTGGAAAAATATCTTTGCCGCCCCATATTTTTTGGGCTTTGCCATAAGTTCTTTGTCATTGATTTTTTATCGTTGTTCTCTGTTGTTGTACGTTATTGTCGGCAGCTTTCTTATGGTATTTATTATTGGTGATTGAATGCTAAAATACACGGGAATTGCAAATGGTGCTTCGGCTGCGGCAGGAATGGTGCTTGCAAAACTTCCACTTGACCCAAACCACTGGACGGTGCTTTCTGTTGTTAGCGCTATGGCTGGAGCGTGGGCTGCATACAATGCCAGCCTTGCGCTTTTTGCAGCCTTAGCCGCGCTTGCCTTTGTTTGCGATTTTTTTGACGGCGCGGTTGCAAGGGCAAGGAAAAAGGAGTCAAGAAAGGGAGCGTTTTTGGACGGCGTATCCGACAGGCTTGTTGAGGCTGCAATAATTGCAGGGCTTTATTTTATTGGAATTCCCGATTTTGTGCTGCCCTCCATGGTTTGGCTGTTTTTGCTTTTGGTTTTTGGAACCTTCATGACCTCTTTTGTCAAGGCTTATTCGCAGCACACTGGCGTGCTGGACCACAAGCAGGCAAGGTCGCTGCCTGGGATTCTTGAGAGGGGGGAGAGAGTTGGACTTTTGTTTATGGCGATAGTCGCAATTCCAATAAATGCAAGCCTTGCAGGCGGCATAGTGGCCTTGGTTGCGGTGTTGTCATTTGTGACATTTGCACAGCGGGTTGCGCATGTGATGAAAAGTTAGGATGATGGGAAGGGTGCTTGGTATGGCGGCTGATTGGCTATTTGTTTTTATGCTTAAGCACTGATTTCTTATTTTGCAGGCTGTAGCGCCAAAT
The Candidatus Parvarchaeota archaeon genome window above contains:
- a CDS encoding CDP-alcohol phosphatidyltransferase family protein, with the translated sequence MLKYTGIANGASAAAGMVLAKLPLDPNHWTVLSVVSAMAGAWAAYNASLALFAALAALAFVCDFFDGAVARARKKESRKGAFLDGVSDRLVEAAIIAGLYFIGIPDFVLPSMVWLFLLLVFGTFMTSFVKAYSQHTGVLDHKQARSLPGILERGERVGLLFMAIVAIPINASLAGGIVALVAVLSFVTFAQRVAHVMKS
- a CDS encoding HAD-IA family hydrolase; this encodes HKLASKNKALENALRSKIWQILENPHPDIYLLTAKLIGEKPEHCIAFEDTLAGVRSAKAAGMSCLAIPNTYTKKQDFSLADRKFAGLQQVLKYLKEMHREA